In Amycolatopsis sp. FBCC-B4732, the genomic stretch TGCTCTACGACTACAGCTGGCGGACCCCGGAGGCCGAGGGCAAGTCCCTCGAGGAGGCCCTGCGCCAGGCGCGGGAGGCCGGCGTCGTCTGCACGGACGAGTACTTCCTGCACCCGGACCCGTACCCGAGCCGCCAGGCGTGGTGCGCGGACCGGCTGAAGATCAGCACCGAGCGCCTCGACGCGATCCCCGAGGACCACGGCACGATCCTGATGTCGCACTGGCCCCTGCACCGCCACCCGACGGCCCCGCTGTACTGGCCGGAGTTCGCGCTGTGGTGCGGTTCGACGAAGACCGAGGACTGGCACCTGCGGTACCGCGCGGAGATCGCGGTGTACGGCCACCTGCACATCCCGCGCACGACGGAGGCGGACGGGGTCCGCTTCGAGGAGGTGTCGCTGGGGTACCCGCGCGAGTGGCGCAAGCGGACTCGGGGCGCGGTGCCGATGCGCCGCATCCTCTGGCCCTCCTGAGCCGCGGATCTTCGGGGCTGGTGTCGCGCGTCCGAGGTTCGCCGCCAGTCCGGCGGGATTCCCGGACCGGACGTCATGAAAGCCCCTTTCACCGCGTCTGGCGAGGTGAAAGGGTCTTTCACGACAGTGCGGACCGCCAGACCGGCCGCGCCCGATCCGACTTTGCTGAGGCCCTGACGGTGCGGGCCGCCGAGCCACCGCGCCCGATCCGACTTCGCCGGGCCCGGAGGTTACGGCCGGCGCCCCTGGGCGAGCGCACTGGCTCCGGCCGGTTTCGAACCTCGAACGGCCTGCGAGGCGCTACACGGGCCGGTGTCTGCGGTCGAGTGTCCAGCCGTGACTCGGGCCCCGCTGCCCTCACGACTCCGTGCGGCGCCGTTCCCGCAGTGCCCTGACGCGCCCGCGGCTGGCGCACGCCGGGGACGGGCACCAGCGCCGCCGGCCGCCCGGGTCGGCGAACACCCCTCGGCAGTCCTGCTCCGGACAAGCCCGCAGGTCGTGCCGCAGCGGCCCGGTGAGCCAGTCCGCCGCCTGGTGGGCCAGGCGGGCGAAAGCGGCATCCGCCGTCGGCGGGGCGCTGCGGTGCAAGCGGTCGAGCGCGGCCAGGTGCACCGGCTCCGCCTTCAGGAACCGCGTCAGCGCCCGCACGTCCCCGGCACTCGGCGCGACA encodes the following:
- a CDS encoding metallophosphoesterase translates to MPHLFATSDLHVTHEGNGPILDSVVPETADDWLLVAGDVAERAEATIGTLKTLRERFAKVVWVPGNHELWTTNNDPCQLRGQARYEYLVEQCREIGVLTPEDEYPVWEHGAKPLTIAPLFLLYDYSWRTPEAEGKSLEEALRQAREAGVVCTDEYFLHPDPYPSRQAWCADRLKISTERLDAIPEDHGTILMSHWPLHRHPTAPLYWPEFALWCGSTKTEDWHLRYRAEIAVYGHLHIPRTTEADGVRFEEVSLGYPREWRKRTRGAVPMRRILWPS
- a CDS encoding ABATE domain-containing protein, with translation MPEDFRLDMGAPWLNLLATRGRHFGPQPVERLPTAARLRDWLACSELTPLAPVTDFELATAHDLREVLRPLALGVVDGVAPSAGDVRALTRFLKAEPVHLAALDRLHRSAPPTADAAFARLAHQAADWLTGPLRHDLRACPEQDCRGVFADPGGRRRWCPSPACASRGRVRALRERRRTES